ATTGCGCATACCCTCGTTGAAGCGGCGTGTGGGGAGGATTTTGTTGAGGGGGACTTCCACGACCTCGGGTCGGCAAGCCAGGCGCACTCGATTGGCGGCGGTCATTCATCGGTTCCTTTGATTTGGGCAGCGAGAAACTGCGGGAGCGTGTCGAGCCCCTCCGCGCGTAGCAACGTCACAAAATGTTCGTCTTGAAATAGTTGCTTGAGCGCCGAGACCGAGAACATCAACTTGGTCTCGAAGATTTTTGCCTTCTGAATGATCATCTTTTGCCGTAAGGTTTCCTGCTGGTAGGTTTTGAGCAGATTCTCGGTGGAGACGGGGGTCGTGGACGGCTTTCGAGTGCCACTTCGTGGCCGCTTCCCCCGCGCCCGGCGGCTCTCGATTAAGCGCCGTGCCCGCAACAGGGCCTTGCCACGCAGATCGTGTTTTTCATAGGCGTCTTGTAAGGCGCGCTGCACGGCCTTGTCGTCAGAGGTGGCGATCGTGATCGCGATGCTGACCGGCAGGTGCCCCTTCTCGACGGCTTGCAATAACCGTTCTTCGCCACGGGCGAGCAGCTTCAGGATGCCGCTGATATAGGTGGGGTCGAGGTCGGTCTTGCGGGCAATTTCGTGGTGCGAGTAGCCACGTTCCTTGAGTGCGCCGATCTCGCGGACCAGTTCGACGGTGGAGTGTGAGCGGCGGGCCAGGTTTTCCGCGAGACTCATCAACAGCAAGTCTTCCTTCGTTCCCTCAATCACAATGGCGGGAATCGTCTCTTCACCGAGTTGGGCATACGCTTCGAGCCGGCCCTGGCCGCACACCAGATCGTACCGTGCGTCCCCGTTATGCCCGTCAACGTGGCAAACGGTCACCGGCTTTTTGAGCCCGAGCGTGCCGATGTTTGCCACGATCTGGGAAAACTTCTTCTTCCCCCGTTCACGCGGGTTCAGCACATTGATCTGCTTGATCGGGATCATGCGGACGACGGGGTCGTATTTGGCGTTCATGCGGCTACCTCAATCTTGCTGCGGGCTGCCATCTCCGCGAAATAGTCCAAGTTGTCAAATTGGTAAGTGTCCAAATGGATGCCATTCGCTTCGCAAAGCAGCAACTTTGGCGCGGCGATGTCCATGATTGGGAGCAGGTAAAAGTCGGCGGGCTCCTTGTTGGCCGGGTCCATGCGAACCAGGATCGTGATGTCAGGGGCAAGCCGTTGATCGACTTGGATCAGCCAGCGGAGCGAGCCGGCAGGAGTTTGGCGGCACCGCGACAGGACCATCGTGGCGCTATACTCGCCGTTGATGACCAACAGGTCGCTCGTCGAGTCGCGTGTGACCGTTGCTCCGACCGCATCCAGCCGGCGCATCACATCAGAAAACAGGTTGGGGTAGAGGGCCCGGAGTTCGCGATTGATTTCGACGTAGCTGAAATCCCGCTCAGGTTCGTAGCCAGCCAGGCGATACGCCGCCAACAGGCTGCCAAATCGGGAGCGATACGATGCGCTGCTGGGCATTTCGTCGGCTGCATCGATCAGA
The window above is part of the Planctomycetota bacterium genome. Proteins encoded here:
- a CDS encoding ParB N-terminal domain-containing protein, whose translation is MNAKYDPVVRMIPIKQINVLNPRERGKKKFSQIVANIGTLGLKKPVTVCHVDGHNGDARYDLVCGQGRLEAYAQLGEETIPAIVIEGTKEDLLLMSLAENLARRSHSTVELVREIGALKERGYSHHEIARKTDLDPTYISGILKLLARGEERLLQAVEKGHLPVSIAITIATSDDKAVQRALQDAYEKHDLRGKALLRARRLIESRRARGKRPRSGTRKPSTTPVSTENLLKTYQQETLRQKMIIQKAKIFETKLMFSVSALKQLFQDEHFVTLLRAEGLDTLPQFLAAQIKGTDE